In Carya illinoinensis cultivar Pawnee chromosome 10, C.illinoinensisPawnee_v1, whole genome shotgun sequence, one DNA window encodes the following:
- the LOC122278575 gene encoding uncharacterized protein LOC122278575 yields the protein MNAAEELAKQWETLHLTKEESLCFHVQQEATRGHGNLCIVGKELVEKSVNSKAFRVTLSQVWRLEGWVKFKELGDQCFLLEFQKMVDKEKVLSGRPWFFDRSLLALQEVDETILINVLQFAYESFWIQLHNPPLATMTKLFGEAFASSIGPVIRVEVSANGHAWGRCLRVRVVVDLHKPLM from the coding sequence ATGAATGCTGCTGAGGAACTGGCCAAACAATGGGAAACATTACACTTGACAAAAGAAGAGAGCTTGTGCTTTCATGTTCAACAGGAAGCTACAAGAGGACATGGGAATCTATGCATTGTTGGAAAGGAACTGGTGGAAAAAAGTGTTAACAGCAAGGCATTTAGGGTCACCTTGTCTCAGGTATGGAGGCTGGAGGGCTGGGTCAAGTTCAAGGAACTAGGAGATCAGTGTTTTCTACTCGAATTCCAGAAAATGGTGGACAAAGAGAAGGTTTTGAGTGGACGGCCCTGGTTCTTTGATAGGAGCTTACTCGCTCTACAAGAAGTGGATGAAACAATATTGATCAATGTTCTACAGTTTGCCTACGAGTCCTTCTGGATTCAACTGCACAACCCTCCCTTAGCCACCATGACAAAGCTTTTTGGTGAGGCATTTGCCTCCTCAATTGGGCCTGTTATTAGGGTCGAAGTAAGTGCAAATGGACATGCATGGGGCAGATGCCTTCGTGTTAGGGTGGTGGTAGATCTGCACAAACCTCTGATGTGA